The following are encoded together in the Alteromonas gilva genome:
- a CDS encoding ABC transporter ATP-binding protein, producing the protein MSDAVISAEKLCVSVGSKQILNNVTFDVRAGEVLALLGGNGAGKSTTIKTLLGLMTPTSGSVSIAGISVQTQPDIVRQKVAYLPESVMLYGHLNALENIRYFLSLAGKPQTDADISASLGRVALQQQAWQTPLSSYSKGMRQKTAIALALLRETPVLFLDEPTSGLDPVAIDEFNRLVKQLASQGVTILMVTHDVYGACHVANRIGLLRNGEIVGMFDAPENGNIDSEAVHRAFTEGAQV; encoded by the coding sequence ATGTCAGACGCTGTAATCAGTGCCGAAAAGCTTTGTGTTTCGGTTGGTTCCAAACAAATTTTAAACAACGTTACATTTGATGTCAGAGCGGGTGAAGTACTGGCATTGTTGGGCGGCAACGGTGCCGGTAAATCAACAACCATTAAAACATTATTGGGCCTGATGACGCCCACCTCGGGCTCTGTGTCAATTGCCGGTATTAGTGTTCAGACACAGCCGGATATTGTGCGCCAAAAAGTCGCTTATTTACCTGAATCAGTGATGCTCTACGGCCATTTAAATGCTCTCGAGAACATACGCTATTTCTTATCGCTCGCAGGTAAACCGCAAACGGATGCCGATATTTCCGCGTCGTTAGGCCGTGTCGCTTTGCAGCAACAAGCCTGGCAAACACCGCTGAGCAGTTACTCCAAGGGCATGCGACAAAAAACAGCCATTGCCTTAGCTTTATTACGTGAAACGCCTGTGCTGTTTTTAGATGAACCGACATCAGGGCTTGATCCGGTTGCAATTGACGAATTTAACCGCCTGGTTAAACAATTAGCCAGTCAGGGTGTCACCATTTTAATGGTAACCCACGATGTATACGGCGCCTGTCATGTAGCAAATCGTATTGGTTTACTGCGCAACGGCGAAATTGTCGGCATGTTTGATGCGCCGGAAAACGGCAATATTGACTCCGAAGCCGTACATCGCGCCTTTACCGAAGGGGCGCAAGTATGA
- a CDS encoding glycoside hydrolase family 88/105 protein, which translates to MKLFICTLTAVILQLVFVAQAKLPDKSQIMTDMQRVADWQIEHFHDDMERENEWENRFNAWTYGALYIGMEKWAKMAPTNKYYEFLLDVAAQNNWDLGPGKYHADDQAVGQLYIELYRKYKKPHMLAKTLDRTNWIMNNPSTQPMRLNHYKYTERWTWCDALFMAPPVWAKLANITNNDDFRDWMFAEYVATVNHLYDKQENLFYRDEHFIHERDNGHKIFWSRGNGWVFGGLTLILEELPQGPQKAYFTRLYKDMAASLIALQTQEGHWAMSLKAAALYPTPETSGTAFFTYGLAWGVNNGYLDKNTYLPTIERGWQSLTSHITSDGMLGYVQPVGAGPGDAWPDKTEVYGVGAFLSAGSELYKLAQD; encoded by the coding sequence ATGAAGCTTTTTATCTGCACATTAACCGCTGTCATCTTACAGCTGGTTTTTGTGGCGCAGGCAAAACTGCCTGACAAAAGTCAGATAATGACAGATATGCAACGGGTGGCCGACTGGCAAATAGAGCACTTCCATGACGACATGGAACGTGAAAATGAATGGGAAAACCGATTTAACGCCTGGACTTACGGAGCCCTTTACATCGGCATGGAAAAGTGGGCAAAAATGGCTCCCACCAACAAATACTACGAGTTTTTGCTTGATGTGGCTGCCCAAAACAACTGGGATTTGGGTCCGGGCAAATACCACGCTGATGATCAGGCAGTAGGCCAGCTGTACATTGAGCTTTATCGCAAATACAAAAAGCCGCACATGTTGGCGAAAACCCTCGACCGTACCAACTGGATTATGAATAACCCCAGCACCCAGCCCATGCGCTTAAATCATTATAAATATACCGAGCGCTGGACCTGGTGCGATGCGCTGTTTATGGCGCCACCAGTGTGGGCCAAACTGGCTAACATTACCAACAACGATGATTTTCGTGACTGGATGTTTGCCGAATATGTTGCCACGGTAAATCACCTTTATGATAAGCAGGAAAACCTCTTTTACCGCGACGAGCACTTTATTCATGAGCGAGACAATGGCCATAAAATATTTTGGTCGCGCGGCAATGGCTGGGTATTTGGCGGCCTGACGCTAATCCTCGAAGAGTTACCACAAGGACCACAAAAAGCTTACTTCACACGCCTTTATAAAGATATGGCTGCCAGCCTTATTGCGTTGCAAACACAAGAGGGTCACTGGGCAATGAGCCTGAAAGCAGCCGCGCTGTACCCGACTCCCGAAACCTCAGGTACGGCATTTTTTACCTATGGCTTAGCGTGGGGAGTTAATAATGGCTATCTGGATAAAAACACCTATCTCCCTACCATCGAGCGCGGCTGGCAAAGTTTAACCAGCCATATCACCAGCGACGGCATGCTTGGTTATGTTCAACCCGTGGGCGCTGGCCCCGGTGACGCCTGGCCGGATAAAACCGAAGTATATGGTGTGGGCGCATTTCTTTCGGCCGGTAGTGAACTGTATAAATTAGCGCAGGACTAA
- a CDS encoding ABC transporter permease has product MSDTLLTIARDEWRYWRRSKLAQTVVIITFLLMAASVWVTYSAVQLAAEQRQHMQASSEDTFVDQPDRHPHRMVHYGHYLFRAPLPLSSLDPGIDPFTGTAIFLEGHRQNGATFADQKQSSGLTWLGRLTPSYIMQVLAPLLVIILGFGVMTREREAGTLDFLKVQGVSPLTLIAGKGLALAGAVVLVLSPLIIGAVFAVLNGAALLPAAVFIVSYLLYLSIWCGVVLLASTLSPSNSSSFSTLIALWILLCLMVPRIAANTASVMVNSPGKLETDFAVLHKLRQMGDGHNAGDPAFKALKDNLLAKYDVDKVEDLPVNFKGIVAQQSEAQLTQVLNEFAEQQMQREKAQSDIARRFGWLSPVLAIQTASMKLAGTDLENYHRFLREAEAVRFDFVQSLNKLHAEGLSYAADSNKYSSHEAKKKATVSAENWHILNDFRFTGLAAKQRVAQSLASLLQLLLSLIVVVGTILFAGKRV; this is encoded by the coding sequence ATGAGCGATACGCTATTAACCATTGCCCGTGACGAATGGCGCTACTGGCGGCGCTCTAAACTGGCGCAAACGGTGGTCATAATTACATTTTTACTGATGGCCGCATCCGTATGGGTCACCTATTCCGCAGTGCAATTGGCGGCAGAGCAACGCCAGCACATGCAGGCAAGCTCGGAAGATACCTTTGTTGATCAGCCCGACAGACACCCTCACAGAATGGTGCATTATGGGCATTATTTATTTCGTGCGCCGCTGCCGCTTTCCAGTTTGGACCCAGGCATCGACCCGTTTACCGGCACGGCTATTTTTCTGGAAGGCCATCGTCAGAACGGCGCCACGTTTGCCGACCAAAAACAAAGTAGTGGCCTGACCTGGCTGGGACGACTGACACCGTCATACATTATGCAGGTGTTGGCTCCACTATTAGTTATCATACTGGGTTTTGGCGTAATGACCCGCGAGCGCGAGGCCGGCACGCTTGATTTTTTAAAAGTACAGGGCGTATCACCACTGACACTCATTGCGGGCAAAGGACTTGCCTTGGCGGGGGCGGTGGTGCTGGTGCTATCGCCTCTCATCATCGGCGCTGTCTTTGCCGTACTCAATGGCGCAGCACTCTTACCCGCCGCCGTGTTTATTGTTAGTTACCTGCTGTACCTGAGCATTTGGTGTGGTGTGGTTTTGCTCGCCTCGACCCTGTCGCCGTCTAACAGCAGCAGTTTTAGTACATTAATCGCGCTGTGGATCCTGTTGTGTTTAATGGTTCCTCGTATTGCCGCCAATACCGCAAGTGTCATGGTTAACTCTCCCGGCAAGCTGGAAACCGACTTTGCCGTATTGCACAAATTACGGCAGATGGGCGATGGTCACAACGCCGGTGATCCTGCGTTTAAAGCTCTTAAAGATAACCTGCTGGCCAAATACGACGTCGACAAGGTTGAAGATCTGCCGGTTAATTTTAAAGGCATTGTCGCTCAGCAATCAGAAGCGCAATTAACCCAGGTGCTTAATGAGTTTGCCGAACAACAAATGCAGCGCGAGAAAGCCCAGTCCGATATAGCCCGACGCTTTGGCTGGCTTTCACCTGTGCTCGCGATTCAAACTGCCTCAATGAAACTGGCTGGTACAGATTTAGAAAATTATCACCGTTTTTTACGCGAGGCAGAGGCTGTGCGTTTTGATTTCGTACAATCCCTCAACAAACTGCATGCTGAAGGACTAAGTTACGCCGCAGACAGCAATAAATATAGCAGCCACGAAGCTAAAAAGAAGGCGACTGTGAGCGCCGAAAACTGGCACATTCTCAATGATTTTCGTTTCACCGGACTCGCTGCTAAGCAGCGTGTGGCACAGAGTCTTGCCTCGCTACTGCAACTTTTGTTGTCACTGATAGTCGTCGTTGGGACCATTTTATTTGCAGGTAAAAGAGTATGA